A portion of the Sus scrofa isolate TJ Tabasco breed Duroc chromosome 5, Sscrofa11.1, whole genome shotgun sequence genome contains these proteins:
- the CARD10 gene encoding caspase recruitment domain-containing protein 10 isoform X8, translated as MSGGPGSPGGHGAGGGAGGAADPAPLRRRSRRPSADPGVRGGGGVRDPEDAAMPGGAEAGETEEEAGGGSGSEAEEDALWERIEGVRHRLTRALNPAKLTPYLRQCRVIDEQDEEEVLSTYRFPCRVNRTGRLMDILRCRGKRGYEAFLEALEFYYPEHFTLLTGQEPAQRCSMILDEEGPEGLTQFLMTEVRRLREARKSQLQREQQLQARGRALEEERAGLEQRLREQQQAQERCQRLREDWEAGSLELLRLKDENYMIAMRLAQLSEEKNSAVLRSRDLQLAVDQLKLKVSRLEEECLLLRRARGPLPGAEEKEKEPDSTDLVSELRAENQRLAASLQELQEGLQQEVSRPGAPASERILLDILEHDWREAQDSRQELCQKLHAVQGELQWAEELRDKYLQEMEDLGLKHRTLQKDCDLYKHRMATVLAQLEEIEKERDQAIQSRDRIQLQYSQSLIEKDQYRKQVRGLEAERDELLTTLTSLEGAKALLEVQLQRVQGGPYLKACASSHSLCSNLSSTWSLSEFPSPLGGPEAAGEAAAVGGSEPHASEEATDSEKEINRLSILPFPPSAGSILRRQREEDPAPPKRSFSSMSDITGSVTLKPWSPGLSSSSSSDSVWPLGKPDGLLARGCGLDLLNRSLAIRVSGWSPPGGPEPQDKGPDGLSFLGDSWSGAVVRRVLSGPGSAGVEPRETRAEAAGLEGAGLEGEAQQRTLRWNQTSTPPLLMDFKACQSFHEALDSWVKGPGAEPFYIRANLTLPERADPHALCVKAQEILRLVDPAYKRRQEWFCTRVDPLTLRDLDRGTVPNYQRAQQLLEVQEKCLPSSRHRGPRSNLKKRALDQLRLVKPKHGGSPAGDSPEQLLLEPCSEPERSLKPYSLVRPLLVSALRPVVLLPECLAPRLIRNLLDLPSSRLDFQVCPAESLSGEEQCTLSAPGAPKARPATPGLGSRIRAIQESVGKKHCLLELGARGVRELVQNEIYPIVIHVEVTEKNVREVRALLGRPGWRDSELLRQCRGSEQVLWGLPCSWVQVPAHEWGHSEELAKVVRGRILQEQARLVWVERGRGCSSNSSEA; from the exons ATGTCCGGAGGCCCGGGCAGTCCCGGCGGCcacggggccgggggcggggctgggggcgccgCGGACCCCGCCCCGCTGCGCCGGCGGAGCCGCCGCCCGAGCGCCGACCCGGGAGTTCGAGGCGGCGGCGGAGTGCGGG ACCCCGAGGACGCGGCCATGCCAGGAGGGGCCGAGGCGGGGGAGACCGAAGAGGAGGCCGGGGGCGGCTCAGGGTCCGAGGCGGAGGAGGACGCGCTGTGGGAGCGGATCGAGGGCGTCCGGCACCGGCTGACGCGCGCCCTCAACCCGGCCAAGCTCACGCCGTATCTGCGCCAATGCCGGGTCATCGACGAGCAAGACGAGGAAGAGGTGCTGAGCACCTACCGCTTCCCGTGCCGCGTCAACCGCACCG ggcgcCTAATGGACATTTTGCGCTGCCGAGGGAAGAGGGGCTACGAGGCCTTCCTGGAAGCCCTGGAGTTCTACTACCCCGAGCACTTCACGCTGCTCACGGGCCAAGAGCCTGCCCAGCGCTGCTCCATGATCCTTG ATGAGGAGGGGCCCGAGGGCCTGACCCAGTTCCTGATGACGGAGGTGCGGCGGCTGCGGGAGGCTCGCAAGAGCCAGCTGCAgcgggagcagcagctgcaggcccgGGGCCGGGCGCTGGAGGAGGAGCGGGCAGGGCTGGAGCAGCGGTTGCGGGAGCAACAGCAGGCGCAGGAGCGCTGCCAGCGGCTGCGGGAGGACTGGGAGGCGGGGAGCCTGGAGCTGCTGCGGCTTAAGGACGAGAACTACATGATCGCTATGCGCCTGGCACAGCTCAGCGAGGAGAAGAACTCGGCCGTGCTGCGAAGCCGGGACTTGCAGTTGGCG GTGGATCAGCTCAAGCTCAAGGTGAGCCGGCTGGAGGAAGAGTGCCTGCTGCTGCGAAGGGCCAGGGGGCCACTCCCTGGGgcggaggagaaggagaaggagcccGATAGCACGGACCTCGTCTCTGAGCTGCGTGCCGAGAACCAGCGGCTGGCGGCGTCGCTGCAGGAGCTGCAGGAGGGCCTGCAGCAG GAGGTGAGCCGGCCGGGGGCCCCCGCCTCAGAGCGCATCCTCCTGGACATCCTGGAGCACGACTGGCGGGAGGCGCAGGACAGCAGGCAGGAGCTGTGCCAGAAGCTCCACGCCGTGCAGGGGGAGCTGCAGTGGGCCGAGGAGCTGCGGGACAAG TACCTGCAGGAGATGGAAGACCTGGGGCTAAAGCACCGAACGCTGCAGAAGGACTGTGACTTGTATAAGCACCGCATGGCCACCGTCCTGGCCCAGCTGGAGGAGATCGAGAAGGAGCGGGACCAG GCCATCCAGAGCCGAGACCGGATCCAGCTGCAGTACTCCCAGAGCCTCATTGAGAAGGACCAGTACCGGAAGCAGGTCCGGGGCCTGGAGGCCGAGCGGGACGAGCTGTTGACCACGCTCACCAGCCTGGAGGGGGCCAAGGCCCtgctggaggtgcagctgcagcgGGTCCAGGGCGGCCCCTACCTCAAG GCCTGTGCCTCGTCCCATTCCCTGTGCTCCAACCTCAGCAGCACCTGGAGCCTGAGCGAGTTCCCCTCCCCGCTGGGAGGCCCAGAAGCAGCTGGGGAGGCGGCTGCCGTggggggatctgagcctcacgCCTCG GAGGAGGCCACGGACAGCGAGAAGGAGATCAACCGGCTCTCCATCCTGCCCTTCCCCCCCAGCGCCGGCTCCATCCTCCGCCGGCAGCGAGAGGAGGACCCTGCACCCCCTAAGAG GTCCTTCAGCAGCATGTCTGACATCACAG GGAGTGTGACGCTGAAGCCCTGGTCCCCAggcctctcctcttcctcatcctccGATAGCGTGTGGCCTTTGGGAAAGCCAGATGGCCTTCTGGCCCGAGGCTGTGGCCTGGATCTTCTCAACAG atCTCTGGCTATCCGAGTGTCTGGCTGGAGCCCCCCGGGGGGACCCGAGCCCCAGGACAAGGGCCCAGATGGCCTGTCATTCCTCGGGGACAGCTGGTCCGGGGCCGTGGTGCGGAGGGTGCTCTCTGGGCCAGGGTCTGCGGGGGTGGAACCGAGAGAG ACAAGGGCAGAGGCTGCTGGCCTGGAGGGGGCAGGCCTGGAGGGCGAGGCCCAGCAGAGAACCTTGCGGTGGAACCAGACGTCCACACCCCCGCTCCTGATGGACTTCAAGG CCTGCCAGTCCTTCCATGAAGCCCTGGACTCCTGGGTGAAGGGGCCAGGGGCCGAGCCCTTCTACATTCGAGCCAACCTCACCCTGCCCGAGCGGGCTGACCCACATGCCCTGTGCGTGAAAGCCCAGGAGATCCTGCGGCTAGTGGACCCGGCGTACAAGCGACGGCAGGAGTGGTTCTGCACACGGGTGGATCCCCTCACGCTGCGGGACCTGGACCGGGGCACTGTGCCCAATTATCAGAG AGCCCAGCAGCTCCTAGAAGTTCAGGAAAAATGCCTCCCCTCCAGCAGACACCGGGGGCCCCGCAGTAAT CTGAAGAAGCGAGCCCTGGACCAACTGCGGCTGGTGAAGCCCAAGCATGGGGGGAGTCCTGCTGGGGACTCCCCGGAGCAGCTGCTGCTGGAGCCCTGCTCAG AGCCAGAGCGGAGCCTCAAGCCCTACAGCCTGGTGCGGCCCCTGCTGGTGTCTGCCCTGCGGCCTGTGGTGCTCTTGCCCGAGTGCCTGGCACCCCGGCTCATCCGCAACCTCCTAGACCTGCCCAGCTCCCGGCTGGACTTTCAAGTGTGTCCCGCAG AAAGCCTCTCTGGGGAGGAACAGTGCACACTGTCAGCGCCTGGAGCCCCCAAGGCCCGGCCTGCCACCCCTGGGCTGGGCAGCAGGATCCGTGCCATCCAAGAGTCTGTTGGGAAG AAGCACTGCCTGTTGGAGCTGGGTGCTCGGGGAGTGCGGGAGCTGGTCCAGAATGAGATCTACCCCATCGTCATCCATGTGGAGGTGACGGAGAAGAATGTTCGGGAAGTCAG GGCTCTGCTGGGCCGGCCCGGCTGGCGGGACTCGGAGCTGCTGCGGCAGTGCCGGGGCTCGGAGCAGGTGCTCTGGGGGCTGCCCTGCTCCTGGGTGCAGGTGCCCGCCCATGAGTGGGGCCACTCGGAGGAGCTGGCCAAAGTGGTGCGCGGCCGCATCCTGCAGGAGCAGGCCCGCCTCGTGTGGGTGGAACGCGGCAGAGgctgcagcagcaacagcagcgaGGCCTGA
- the CARD10 gene encoding caspase recruitment domain-containing protein 10 isoform X3 has product MSGGPGSPGGHGAGGGAGGAADPAPLRRRSRRPSADPGVRGGGGVRDPEDAAMPGGAEAGETEEEAGGGSGSEAEEDALWERIEGVRHRLTRALNPAKLTPYLRQCRVIDEQDEEEVLSTYRFPCRVNRTGRLMDILRCRGKRGYEAFLEALEFYYPEHFTLLTGQEPAQRCSMILDEEGPEGLTQFLMTEVRRLREARKSQLQREQQLQARGRALEEERAGLEQRLREQQQAQERCQRLREDWEAGSLELLRLKDENYMIAMRLAQLSEEKNSAVLRSRDLQLAVDQLKLKVSRLEEECLLLRRARGPLPGAEEKEKEPDSTDLVSELRAENQRLAASLQELQEGLQQEVSRPGAPASERILLDILEHDWREAQDSRQELCQKLHAVQGELQWAEELRDKYLQEMEDLGLKHRTLQKDCDLYKHRMATVLAQLEEIEKERDQAIQSRDRIQLQYSQSLIEKDQYRKQVRGLEAERDELLTTLTSLEGAKALLEVQLQRVQGGPYLKACASSHSLCSNLSSTWSLSEFPSPLGGPEAAGEAAAVGGSEPHASEEATDSEKEINRLSILPFPPSAGSILRRQREEDPAPPKRSFSSMSDITGSVTLKPWSPGLSSSSSSDSVWPLGKPDGLLARGCGLDLLNRSLAIRVSGWSPPGGPEPQDKGPDGLSFLGDSWSGAVVRRVLSGPGSAGVEPRETRAEAAGLEGAGLEGEAQQRTLRWNQTSTPPLLMDFKACQSFHEALDSWVKGPGAEPFYIRANLTLPERADPHALCVKAQEILRLVDPAYKRRQEWFCTRVDPLTLRDLDRGTVPNYQRAQQLLEVQEKCLPSSRHRGPRSNLKKRALDQLRLVKPKHGGSPAGDSPEQLLLEPCSGACSEPERSLKPYSLVRPLLVSALRPVVLLPECLAPRLIRNLLDLPSSRLDFQVCPAESLSGEEQCTLSAPGAPKARPATPGLGSRIRAIQESVGKKHCLLELGARGVRELVQNEIYPIVIHVEVTEKNVREVSRALLGRPGWRDSELLRQCRGSEQVLWGLPCSWVQVPAHEWGHSEELAKVVRGRILQEQARLVWVERGRGCSSNSSEA; this is encoded by the exons ATGTCCGGAGGCCCGGGCAGTCCCGGCGGCcacggggccgggggcggggctgggggcgccgCGGACCCCGCCCCGCTGCGCCGGCGGAGCCGCCGCCCGAGCGCCGACCCGGGAGTTCGAGGCGGCGGCGGAGTGCGGG ACCCCGAGGACGCGGCCATGCCAGGAGGGGCCGAGGCGGGGGAGACCGAAGAGGAGGCCGGGGGCGGCTCAGGGTCCGAGGCGGAGGAGGACGCGCTGTGGGAGCGGATCGAGGGCGTCCGGCACCGGCTGACGCGCGCCCTCAACCCGGCCAAGCTCACGCCGTATCTGCGCCAATGCCGGGTCATCGACGAGCAAGACGAGGAAGAGGTGCTGAGCACCTACCGCTTCCCGTGCCGCGTCAACCGCACCG ggcgcCTAATGGACATTTTGCGCTGCCGAGGGAAGAGGGGCTACGAGGCCTTCCTGGAAGCCCTGGAGTTCTACTACCCCGAGCACTTCACGCTGCTCACGGGCCAAGAGCCTGCCCAGCGCTGCTCCATGATCCTTG ATGAGGAGGGGCCCGAGGGCCTGACCCAGTTCCTGATGACGGAGGTGCGGCGGCTGCGGGAGGCTCGCAAGAGCCAGCTGCAgcgggagcagcagctgcaggcccgGGGCCGGGCGCTGGAGGAGGAGCGGGCAGGGCTGGAGCAGCGGTTGCGGGAGCAACAGCAGGCGCAGGAGCGCTGCCAGCGGCTGCGGGAGGACTGGGAGGCGGGGAGCCTGGAGCTGCTGCGGCTTAAGGACGAGAACTACATGATCGCTATGCGCCTGGCACAGCTCAGCGAGGAGAAGAACTCGGCCGTGCTGCGAAGCCGGGACTTGCAGTTGGCG GTGGATCAGCTCAAGCTCAAGGTGAGCCGGCTGGAGGAAGAGTGCCTGCTGCTGCGAAGGGCCAGGGGGCCACTCCCTGGGgcggaggagaaggagaaggagcccGATAGCACGGACCTCGTCTCTGAGCTGCGTGCCGAGAACCAGCGGCTGGCGGCGTCGCTGCAGGAGCTGCAGGAGGGCCTGCAGCAG GAGGTGAGCCGGCCGGGGGCCCCCGCCTCAGAGCGCATCCTCCTGGACATCCTGGAGCACGACTGGCGGGAGGCGCAGGACAGCAGGCAGGAGCTGTGCCAGAAGCTCCACGCCGTGCAGGGGGAGCTGCAGTGGGCCGAGGAGCTGCGGGACAAG TACCTGCAGGAGATGGAAGACCTGGGGCTAAAGCACCGAACGCTGCAGAAGGACTGTGACTTGTATAAGCACCGCATGGCCACCGTCCTGGCCCAGCTGGAGGAGATCGAGAAGGAGCGGGACCAG GCCATCCAGAGCCGAGACCGGATCCAGCTGCAGTACTCCCAGAGCCTCATTGAGAAGGACCAGTACCGGAAGCAGGTCCGGGGCCTGGAGGCCGAGCGGGACGAGCTGTTGACCACGCTCACCAGCCTGGAGGGGGCCAAGGCCCtgctggaggtgcagctgcagcgGGTCCAGGGCGGCCCCTACCTCAAG GCCTGTGCCTCGTCCCATTCCCTGTGCTCCAACCTCAGCAGCACCTGGAGCCTGAGCGAGTTCCCCTCCCCGCTGGGAGGCCCAGAAGCAGCTGGGGAGGCGGCTGCCGTggggggatctgagcctcacgCCTCG GAGGAGGCCACGGACAGCGAGAAGGAGATCAACCGGCTCTCCATCCTGCCCTTCCCCCCCAGCGCCGGCTCCATCCTCCGCCGGCAGCGAGAGGAGGACCCTGCACCCCCTAAGAG GTCCTTCAGCAGCATGTCTGACATCACAG GGAGTGTGACGCTGAAGCCCTGGTCCCCAggcctctcctcttcctcatcctccGATAGCGTGTGGCCTTTGGGAAAGCCAGATGGCCTTCTGGCCCGAGGCTGTGGCCTGGATCTTCTCAACAG atCTCTGGCTATCCGAGTGTCTGGCTGGAGCCCCCCGGGGGGACCCGAGCCCCAGGACAAGGGCCCAGATGGCCTGTCATTCCTCGGGGACAGCTGGTCCGGGGCCGTGGTGCGGAGGGTGCTCTCTGGGCCAGGGTCTGCGGGGGTGGAACCGAGAGAG ACAAGGGCAGAGGCTGCTGGCCTGGAGGGGGCAGGCCTGGAGGGCGAGGCCCAGCAGAGAACCTTGCGGTGGAACCAGACGTCCACACCCCCGCTCCTGATGGACTTCAAGG CCTGCCAGTCCTTCCATGAAGCCCTGGACTCCTGGGTGAAGGGGCCAGGGGCCGAGCCCTTCTACATTCGAGCCAACCTCACCCTGCCCGAGCGGGCTGACCCACATGCCCTGTGCGTGAAAGCCCAGGAGATCCTGCGGCTAGTGGACCCGGCGTACAAGCGACGGCAGGAGTGGTTCTGCACACGGGTGGATCCCCTCACGCTGCGGGACCTGGACCGGGGCACTGTGCCCAATTATCAGAG AGCCCAGCAGCTCCTAGAAGTTCAGGAAAAATGCCTCCCCTCCAGCAGACACCGGGGGCCCCGCAGTAAT CTGAAGAAGCGAGCCCTGGACCAACTGCGGCTGGTGAAGCCCAAGCATGGGGGGAGTCCTGCTGGGGACTCCCCGGAGCAGCTGCTGCTGGAGCCCTGCTCAGGTGCGTGCTCAG AGCCAGAGCGGAGCCTCAAGCCCTACAGCCTGGTGCGGCCCCTGCTGGTGTCTGCCCTGCGGCCTGTGGTGCTCTTGCCCGAGTGCCTGGCACCCCGGCTCATCCGCAACCTCCTAGACCTGCCCAGCTCCCGGCTGGACTTTCAAGTGTGTCCCGCAG AAAGCCTCTCTGGGGAGGAACAGTGCACACTGTCAGCGCCTGGAGCCCCCAAGGCCCGGCCTGCCACCCCTGGGCTGGGCAGCAGGATCCGTGCCATCCAAGAGTCTGTTGGGAAG AAGCACTGCCTGTTGGAGCTGGGTGCTCGGGGAGTGCGGGAGCTGGTCCAGAATGAGATCTACCCCATCGTCATCCATGTGGAGGTGACGGAGAAGAATGTTCGGGAAGTCAG CAGGGCTCTGCTGGGCCGGCCCGGCTGGCGGGACTCGGAGCTGCTGCGGCAGTGCCGGGGCTCGGAGCAGGTGCTCTGGGGGCTGCCCTGCTCCTGGGTGCAGGTGCCCGCCCATGAGTGGGGCCACTCGGAGGAGCTGGCCAAAGTGGTGCGCGGCCGCATCCTGCAGGAGCAGGCCCGCCTCGTGTGGGTGGAACGCGGCAGAGgctgcagcagcaacagcagcgaGGCCTGA
- the CARD10 gene encoding caspase recruitment domain-containing protein 10 isoform X2 — protein MSGGPGSPGGHGAGGGAGGAADPAPLRRRSRRPSADPGVRGGGGVRDPEDAAMPGGAEAGETEEEAGGGSGSEAEEDALWERIEGVRHRLTRALNPAKLTPYLRQCRVIDEQDEEEVLSTYRFPCRVNRTGRLMDILRCRGKRGYEAFLEALEFYYPEHFTLLTGQEPAQRCSMILDEEGPEGLTQFLMTEVRRLREARKSQLQREQQLQARGRALEEERAGLEQRLREQQQAQERCQRLREDWEAGSLELLRLKDENYMIAMRLAQLSEEKNSAVLRSRDLQLAVDQLKLKVSRLEEECLLLRRARGPLPGAEEKEKEPDSTDLVSELRAENQRLAASLQELQEGLQQEVSRPGAPASERILLDILEHDWREAQDSRQELCQKLHAVQGELQWAEELRDKYLQEMEDLGLKHRTLQKDCDLYKHRMATVLAQLEEIEKERDQAIQSRDRIQLQYSQSLIEKDQYRKQVRGLEAERDELLTTLTSLEGAKALLEVQLQRVQGGPYLKACASSHSLCSNLSSTWSLSEFPSPLGGPEAAGEAAAVGGSEPHASEEATDSEKEINRLSILPFPPSAGSILRRQREEDPAPPKRSFSSMSDITGSVTLKPWSPGLSSSSSSDSVWPLGKPDGLLARGCGLDLLNRSLAIRVSGWSPPGGPEPQDKGPDGLSFLGDSWSGAVVRRVLSGPGSAGVEPRETRAEAAGLEGAGLEGEAQQRTLRWNQTSTPPLLMDFKACQSFHEALDSWVKGPGAEPFYIRANLTLPERADPHALCVKAQEILRLVDPAYKRRQEWFCTRVDPLTLRDLDRGTVPNYQRAQQLLEVQEKCLPSSRHRGPRSNLKKRALDQLRLVKPKHGGSPAGDSPEQLLLEPCSGACSEPERSLKPYSLVRPLLVSALRPVVLLPECLAPRLIRNLLDLPSSRLDFQVCPAESLSGEEQCTLSAPGAPKARPATPGLGSRIRAIQESVGKKKHCLLELGARGVRELVQNEIYPIVIHVEVTEKNVREVRALLGRPGWRDSELLRQCRGSEQVLWGLPCSWVQVPAHEWGHSEELAKVVRGRILQEQARLVWVERGRGCSSNSSEA, from the exons ATGTCCGGAGGCCCGGGCAGTCCCGGCGGCcacggggccgggggcggggctgggggcgccgCGGACCCCGCCCCGCTGCGCCGGCGGAGCCGCCGCCCGAGCGCCGACCCGGGAGTTCGAGGCGGCGGCGGAGTGCGGG ACCCCGAGGACGCGGCCATGCCAGGAGGGGCCGAGGCGGGGGAGACCGAAGAGGAGGCCGGGGGCGGCTCAGGGTCCGAGGCGGAGGAGGACGCGCTGTGGGAGCGGATCGAGGGCGTCCGGCACCGGCTGACGCGCGCCCTCAACCCGGCCAAGCTCACGCCGTATCTGCGCCAATGCCGGGTCATCGACGAGCAAGACGAGGAAGAGGTGCTGAGCACCTACCGCTTCCCGTGCCGCGTCAACCGCACCG ggcgcCTAATGGACATTTTGCGCTGCCGAGGGAAGAGGGGCTACGAGGCCTTCCTGGAAGCCCTGGAGTTCTACTACCCCGAGCACTTCACGCTGCTCACGGGCCAAGAGCCTGCCCAGCGCTGCTCCATGATCCTTG ATGAGGAGGGGCCCGAGGGCCTGACCCAGTTCCTGATGACGGAGGTGCGGCGGCTGCGGGAGGCTCGCAAGAGCCAGCTGCAgcgggagcagcagctgcaggcccgGGGCCGGGCGCTGGAGGAGGAGCGGGCAGGGCTGGAGCAGCGGTTGCGGGAGCAACAGCAGGCGCAGGAGCGCTGCCAGCGGCTGCGGGAGGACTGGGAGGCGGGGAGCCTGGAGCTGCTGCGGCTTAAGGACGAGAACTACATGATCGCTATGCGCCTGGCACAGCTCAGCGAGGAGAAGAACTCGGCCGTGCTGCGAAGCCGGGACTTGCAGTTGGCG GTGGATCAGCTCAAGCTCAAGGTGAGCCGGCTGGAGGAAGAGTGCCTGCTGCTGCGAAGGGCCAGGGGGCCACTCCCTGGGgcggaggagaaggagaaggagcccGATAGCACGGACCTCGTCTCTGAGCTGCGTGCCGAGAACCAGCGGCTGGCGGCGTCGCTGCAGGAGCTGCAGGAGGGCCTGCAGCAG GAGGTGAGCCGGCCGGGGGCCCCCGCCTCAGAGCGCATCCTCCTGGACATCCTGGAGCACGACTGGCGGGAGGCGCAGGACAGCAGGCAGGAGCTGTGCCAGAAGCTCCACGCCGTGCAGGGGGAGCTGCAGTGGGCCGAGGAGCTGCGGGACAAG TACCTGCAGGAGATGGAAGACCTGGGGCTAAAGCACCGAACGCTGCAGAAGGACTGTGACTTGTATAAGCACCGCATGGCCACCGTCCTGGCCCAGCTGGAGGAGATCGAGAAGGAGCGGGACCAG GCCATCCAGAGCCGAGACCGGATCCAGCTGCAGTACTCCCAGAGCCTCATTGAGAAGGACCAGTACCGGAAGCAGGTCCGGGGCCTGGAGGCCGAGCGGGACGAGCTGTTGACCACGCTCACCAGCCTGGAGGGGGCCAAGGCCCtgctggaggtgcagctgcagcgGGTCCAGGGCGGCCCCTACCTCAAG GCCTGTGCCTCGTCCCATTCCCTGTGCTCCAACCTCAGCAGCACCTGGAGCCTGAGCGAGTTCCCCTCCCCGCTGGGAGGCCCAGAAGCAGCTGGGGAGGCGGCTGCCGTggggggatctgagcctcacgCCTCG GAGGAGGCCACGGACAGCGAGAAGGAGATCAACCGGCTCTCCATCCTGCCCTTCCCCCCCAGCGCCGGCTCCATCCTCCGCCGGCAGCGAGAGGAGGACCCTGCACCCCCTAAGAG GTCCTTCAGCAGCATGTCTGACATCACAG GGAGTGTGACGCTGAAGCCCTGGTCCCCAggcctctcctcttcctcatcctccGATAGCGTGTGGCCTTTGGGAAAGCCAGATGGCCTTCTGGCCCGAGGCTGTGGCCTGGATCTTCTCAACAG atCTCTGGCTATCCGAGTGTCTGGCTGGAGCCCCCCGGGGGGACCCGAGCCCCAGGACAAGGGCCCAGATGGCCTGTCATTCCTCGGGGACAGCTGGTCCGGGGCCGTGGTGCGGAGGGTGCTCTCTGGGCCAGGGTCTGCGGGGGTGGAACCGAGAGAG ACAAGGGCAGAGGCTGCTGGCCTGGAGGGGGCAGGCCTGGAGGGCGAGGCCCAGCAGAGAACCTTGCGGTGGAACCAGACGTCCACACCCCCGCTCCTGATGGACTTCAAGG CCTGCCAGTCCTTCCATGAAGCCCTGGACTCCTGGGTGAAGGGGCCAGGGGCCGAGCCCTTCTACATTCGAGCCAACCTCACCCTGCCCGAGCGGGCTGACCCACATGCCCTGTGCGTGAAAGCCCAGGAGATCCTGCGGCTAGTGGACCCGGCGTACAAGCGACGGCAGGAGTGGTTCTGCACACGGGTGGATCCCCTCACGCTGCGGGACCTGGACCGGGGCACTGTGCCCAATTATCAGAG AGCCCAGCAGCTCCTAGAAGTTCAGGAAAAATGCCTCCCCTCCAGCAGACACCGGGGGCCCCGCAGTAAT CTGAAGAAGCGAGCCCTGGACCAACTGCGGCTGGTGAAGCCCAAGCATGGGGGGAGTCCTGCTGGGGACTCCCCGGAGCAGCTGCTGCTGGAGCCCTGCTCAGGTGCGTGCTCAG AGCCAGAGCGGAGCCTCAAGCCCTACAGCCTGGTGCGGCCCCTGCTGGTGTCTGCCCTGCGGCCTGTGGTGCTCTTGCCCGAGTGCCTGGCACCCCGGCTCATCCGCAACCTCCTAGACCTGCCCAGCTCCCGGCTGGACTTTCAAGTGTGTCCCGCAG AAAGCCTCTCTGGGGAGGAACAGTGCACACTGTCAGCGCCTGGAGCCCCCAAGGCCCGGCCTGCCACCCCTGGGCTGGGCAGCAGGATCCGTGCCATCCAAGAGTCTGTTGGGAAG AAGAAGCACTGCCTGTTGGAGCTGGGTGCTCGGGGAGTGCGGGAGCTGGTCCAGAATGAGATCTACCCCATCGTCATCCATGTGGAGGTGACGGAGAAGAATGTTCGGGAAGTCAG GGCTCTGCTGGGCCGGCCCGGCTGGCGGGACTCGGAGCTGCTGCGGCAGTGCCGGGGCTCGGAGCAGGTGCTCTGGGGGCTGCCCTGCTCCTGGGTGCAGGTGCCCGCCCATGAGTGGGGCCACTCGGAGGAGCTGGCCAAAGTGGTGCGCGGCCGCATCCTGCAGGAGCAGGCCCGCCTCGTGTGGGTGGAACGCGGCAGAGgctgcagcagcaacagcagcgaGGCCTGA